One Geitlerinema sp. PCC 9228 genomic window, TCAAAGAGGCATTCACCAAATCCAATACACTTAAAAAGGTATTCACCGAGTCGATAAAACTGTTGATGGGCAAATTATAAATGTTCGCAGCCACCACAGCACCGCCAGCCATTCCCGTAACAAAGGAAAGAATGGTCAGCAAAGGCAGCATAATGCAGCAAGCCACCACTCGGGGAATTACCAAATAATCGATGGGGTCGGTTTTTAAAACATATAAGGCATCGATTTGCTCGGTCACTTGCATGGTCCCCAACTCCGCCGCAAACGCCGATCCTACCCGACCAGCCAAAACCACAGCCGTCAAAACAGGTGCCAGCTCTCGCACCAGCGACAAAGCCAAAACCCCGCCAACCATTTGGCCTGCCCCGAAGGTGATAAATTCTCTAGCTACCTGAATGGTAAAAACGGCCCCCACAAACAAAGCTGTCAACAAGGTAATTCCCAGGGATTCGGGACCCACCATGGACATTTGTTCCATGGTATTGCGGCGGTGCAGTTTCCCCTCGACCAGATGAACGATAACTTGACCCCCAAGAAAAATAGCGGCAATCAATCTTTGTATCCACATA contains:
- a CDS encoding MlaE family lipid ABC transporter permease subunit, whose protein sequence is MTPCLLSEPPIMMQEVGSQSFLALAAPTHNQGGIYWNHMWIQRLIAAIFLGGQVIVHLVEGKLHRRNTMEQMSMVGPESLGITLLTALFVGAVFTIQVAREFITFGAGQMVGGVLALSLVRELAPVLTAVVLAGRVGSAFAAELGTMQVTEQIDALYVLKTDPIDYLVIPRVVACCIMLPLLTILSFVTGMAGGAVVAANIYNLPINSFIDSVNTFLSVLDLVNASLKGLCFGLLIAVIGCSWGLTTTGGAKGVGKSTTTAVVTSLLAIFISNFFLSWIMFQGLGQSLQQGF